CTGCTGCCCGACTTCGCTGAAATTCATTACCGTGTCTTTGTATAACGAGAACGGCGTTTCCGTATTCAAGCTTTCCGCTTCGTAGGAGCGTTCCGCGAGACTGCCGCCTCCAGTGGGAATAACCTTCAGCTTATCCAGCTGGATGCCGCTGTCGGTTCCTTCAAGCATCTTGATCACTACCCGGTTTGCGCCCTTCTGAAGCTGTACCCCGCTTAACACGGCATTGCCCCATTCGTCGCTTGCCGTAGGCGCGAAGCTTACCGTCTGCTCTTCTCCGTCCCCGATATAAACCGAGCGGCTTAGCGGCAAAACGTCCGTCCCGTTATTCCGGTAGAGCCAATGCAGATCATAGCTTCCCGCTTCCTCCGCGTTTACGTTGAACGCAAGCCGGTCGTTCTCGTTGTTAAAATCCGAGGCATAGCCAACCACCGGAATGACGCCGCCGCCCGTTACCGCGCTTCCCGTGCTGTATTCGTAACCGCCGGCCAGCAGCCCGCCGACATTCGTATATTGGCCGCTGGATTCCATTCGGAGCGTAATCGTATGATGGCCGGCCGGAACCGCTGCCTCCAGCTCCTTCCGCTGCATCGCGCCGCCCCAGCCGCCCGGCGTTTTCGGGAACAACACCTCTTGCGCGTTCTCCGCAGGCTCGCCGTCTACCAGCACGGACATCGTTGGACTGTTATCGCCATGGTACAGCACCGTAATCTGATCGACGGCTTCTGACAGATTCACCTCGTAAGTAACCGTCTGGCCTTGCTGGCCGAAATTATCCGTCTTGCTCTCGTTGTAGGAAACGCTGTTCGTCTGCGGGATATCGGCATATAACGCCCCGTACTTTTTGTCCCCGACACTCATATACCGCAGCTTGATGCCCAAATCATCCGTAGGCGCCTTCAGCATAACCGTATTGTCGCCGGCCTCCAGGTGAACGGTCGCCATTCCGCTATGCGCAACAAACTTATCCCAAGTGCCGTTGCCCGGGAAAGCAAGACTGCCCTGCGGCTGATCGTTAACGACCAGGTCACGGCTTACCGTCTGCCAATCCGACGCGTAGCTGAAGCCAAGCGGATAATCGCCCGCTTCCGGCACGCGGACGTGGAACTTCAAATAATCGCCTTTTGTATCAAAATAGTAGACGTTGCCGTACTGATCGACGATAGCCGTATCCAGCTTGGCGTCCACCGCTTCGTAACGGTCGTTCACTCCGCTCCCCACCACGTCCAGGCTGGCCAGGTTAAGCCACAGGTTGTTCGTATTAAGCGTCAATTTAACCGTGTTTTCACCGGCTTTAAGCTCCGCCGGCACCGTATATTGCGCGGTTGGATGGCCCCAGCCCGTATTGACCGAGAAAGGAATAACGCCTTCCGCAACCTCGCCGTTTACGGTCAGCTTGCCTTCCGGTCCAACGGTCCCGTTGCCTTGTCCGTAATTCAGGACAAGATTGTAATTCCCTGCTTCCGGAACGGTTACGGTAAAAGTCACCGCGTCGGTATCCTTGCGTCCGAAGTTGCCAACCCATCCGTAAGCCTTCGTTATCCGGGACTGGTAATCGACGGTGGCCGGAACATCCTCCGCTTCCGTTCCTCGGGTTGTTACGCCGGTCGCCTGCTTATAGTTCATGTAGCCGGCAATAACCATCGCTTTACCGCCGTTTGCGGCACGCGTATCCTCCACCACCTTCTGAAGATCGCGGTATTGATTCCGGTCCTGCCAGATTTCGCTGTAATCAAAGTCCGTCTTGGTGGCTGGGTTCGGCACCGCGCTGTATTCCGCATTGCCGCCGACCATATTGAAGGTCACATCGTTGTTATTCGGATTATTGACGGTCAGCGAATCCTTGACCGCGTTAATCAGCTTGCCGTAATCAAGCGAATAATAACGCTTGTTGCCGTTGTAATCATACAAAAAGTCGTTATCGTTCGCTCCCCATTGATCCAGATGAATGCCGTCAAAACCAAAATCGTTTACCGCCCGGTTAAACTCCTTCGTAATAAAAGCCTGCCACTCCGTATTGCCCGGATCCTGCAGGAACAGCGACGTCGGATGGCCGTTCACGTCAAACGTAAATCCGTTCTGGTCCTTCTGCGGGTTGCCCGGATCAAGCGGGAACTGCGCCGACTTGTTGTACAGCCCCCATAACGGGCTGACGCCAAAATCCTCGTAATTCTCCCTCGCGGCATAGTTCATCTCGTAAGCCATCGCGGCAGAGCCGTATTTCTGCGCGGCTGCCACCTGCTGCTTCACCGACATCGGAAATAATTCGCGCCCGAGCAAATCCGTGTAATGCGTATCCGCATCCATCGTTTCCGTTATGAAATTTCCGTTCTCGTCGGTAAGCGGCTTGCCGCTGCTGTCTGTTTTGGAATAGACCGATACATCGTGCCGCCACATCCAGTCGTAGAACTGATAGCCGTTCAAATAGTAGTCCTGGGACAGCTGCTTCAGCTTCGCATCGCTTTGCTCCGCCGTTTCCTTCGGAAACTCCCCGACATAGCCGTACCTCGGGTACTTCTTCCAGTCGCTGGATACATCAATGGCAGCGGTTGCAAAATCATCGTCAGCCGCTCCTTTTACCCAAGCCTTCACCAAATAGCCCGTATAATCCTCCGCCGGCGGCTTCCACTTTACCTGCAGCTCTCCCTGCCCCTGCAGGACGGTAACGGCCTTCGCGCCTTTGGCCACAAGCTTGTTCAACTGATAAATTTCCACATTGAGCTCGCCGCTCCAGGAGCTGTCGTCCTTCAATGCGAAAGTCAGCGTCGCCTCTTCGCCGGGCGTATAGCGGGCCTTATCCACCGTCAGCGAAGTAATCGCTTTCAAGAATTGGCGCTGTTCACTGCTTGTCGTTTCGGCATAAGCCTTCGCCGTATGTTCACCGGCTGCCGCTTCGAATACCGGCACCGCGCCTTGCAAGGCAACTATAGCTGCAAGCGACTGCAGCAAGGTTTTATTCAGCTTGTTCATCGTATCCTCCTAAAATGAAATCATATCGCCGATTAATCTCCTATACGTGTCTGCCGTTCTACATAAGAAGGGTATAACCGCTTTGGATTATACCCTTCGTGTTACTGCTTATTTGCCGTTAGCCGAGCGCCATGCGTCAAGCTGCTTTTGCGCTTCCGCGATGACTTTATCCACGCCTGCCGCTTTTTGCTTCGCCAGCAGCTTCGGCAGATTTTCTTCCGGATCCAGCTGGCCGGACTTCAGTCCGTCAACAAAAGCTTTGTTGGCATTGTCGATGGCGATAATCTCGTTCTTCACCGGTTCCGGATCAAAGATAAAGCCAAACGTGCGGGCCGGACGGCTCGAGACCATCTCGTTAAACTTCTCGTAGTTCTGATATTTGTTAGGGTCTTCGCCTTCGCGGGTGTAGTTCAGCATCTGGTTGCCGATCTGCCACATAATATCGTGATAGAAGCCCGCGTCATTTGTCGTTTTGCCGTCAGGCAGCGCGATTTGGCCGTTCTTCAGCACGTAATGCTTACCCTCTACGCCGAAGTTGAACAGCGTCAGAAGCTTTTGATCCTTAAAGAACAGGTTTAAAAGCATCATGGCACGGGCAGGGTCCTTCGACGTTTTGGAGATGGCCTGCATCGTTGCCGTCATTTTGCCGGTTTGCAGTCTATCGACGTTTAACGGGATTTGGATCATTTCATGGCCGGCTTTAATAGATGCGTTAGGCGCTTTAGCTACCGAGCCGATCTCCATGTCAGCCAGAATCTCCATATCGCCTACTAGGGCAAAAGCTTTGCCCGCCTGGATTTTCTTCCACGCATCAAGTCCCGGAGTCAAAGCGTCCTTATTGATAAAGCCCGCTTTGAACCATTTGTGGGTCAAGTCGGCAAGCTCCTTATAACGAGGCGTTTCAAAAGAATTAATGACGTCAAGGCTATTCGGATCCGTATTTAACGTGTTTACCGCCGCTACGCTCGAGATCGTATCCAGCGTGCCCGACGAATAGTAAGCTTCAAGCGGGAAGCTTGGCGCCGCCAGCGGCGTTACGTCCGGCTCATTATCTTTAATGATTTGAAGCAATGGCTCCAGATCTTCTACTTTGCCGGATTTCAGAGCGGATAAGTCCATGTTGTATTTGTCGACCAGCGCTTTATCGAGATAGACGCCTTGCGAGCCGCCCAGCTCCTGATGCGTATGAATGCCGTACAGCTTGCCGCCGCGTTTTGCGGGCTCGTGGTAATCCTTTTCTACGGCCTCGATATCCGGACCGTACTCGGCAAGCAGATCGTCAAGCGGAAGCAATCCGCCCTTCAATACCTGCTGGTTATAGCCTAACCAGTCGGCCGTGAACAGCAGGTCGAACTTTTCGTTGGACGCCATCATAAGGTTCGTCTTGTCGTTCCAAGCGCCCCAGTCAATCGGATTCAGCTTTACCGTCATATTTAATTCCGGGTACGTTTGCTTCAAATAATCGTTCATTGCGGTCTGCACGCTGGCCAGATCGGCTTGCGGCGCGTCCGGGTACACCATCACGACCTCGTAAGGATCAAGCGCCTTCGCAGCGTTCTTTGCGGGTTCCGCCGAAGTATTCGCCGAGTTCGAAGCCGTACTCTCTTCCTTGTTGCCGTTTGAGGTTTTGTTCGTCGACGAGCATCCCGTTGCGGCAAACACAATCGCAAGGATAAGCGTAAGAAGAACAAGCGAGCTTTGTCTAAACCTTTTCATTAAAGTGACCTCCCCAAAATGATCAAGCTTAAGTTCTGTATACTAAACCGAAGCGTGTTCGGACTTAGCCTTTGACTGCGCCTACCGTCAGCCCTTTGACGAAATACTTCTGCAGGAACGGGAACACGAACACAAGCGGGCCGATCGCCACCATCGCCATCGCCATCCGAATCGATTCCAGCGGCTGCGTCACATTGGCGGTATTGCTGTAGGCCTTGTTCGCGATGCTTTGCAGGAACGAAGCGTTCATCAGCGTTTTGTTAAGAAGATACTGCAAGGAGTACAGCTTCTCGTTATTGATAAACACCAGGCTTGTGAACCAGTCATTCCAGTAGGATACGATGGTGAACAGCCCGATCGTGGCCATAACCGGCAAGGACAGCGGCAAGATAATGCTAAAATACGTCCGGTACTCGCTCGCGCCGTCAATCTTGGCCGACTCGACGAGTGACGGCGGAATGCTGTTCGTAAAGAATGTCCGGATAATAAAGATGTTGAAGCCTCCTATTAACCCCGGAATAATCAGTGCCAGCAGCGTATCCTGCACATGCAGGAATCGGGTATAGACCAGATACCAGGGCAGGAGACCGCCGGAGAACAGCATCGTGAAAAACACATAGAAACTTAGGGCATTCCGATACGGAAACTCAGTTCGGGACAAAGCATAAGCCATGGCTGAAGTAATAAGCAGACTTATTACAACACCGGTAAGCGTAACCGTGATCGTTACCCCGTATGCCCTCGCGATATTCGCTGAATCATGGATCAGGTAACGGTAGGCTTCCCAGTCGAAATGCTGAGGCCAGAACGTGTAGCCATTTCGCGTCAGATCGTTCTCATTGGTCACCGATACCATAAAAACAAGCCAGAACGGGATTAGACAAGACAAACTGAACAAGGTTAAGAACAACAGGATAAACGGGTTTGTGCGATTATTCGTCTTCATGCTTGGCCCCCTAGAACAACGCGTTTTCTTTGCTGAATTTCTTCACGATATAGTTGACCGTAATGACAAGCACAAAGCCAACGACCGATTGAAGAAGACCTGCGGACGATGCGAGCCCCGTATCGCCGGTTACCAGCAAAGCGTTGTAGACGTAGGTATCGATAACCTCGGTTGTTTCCTTCAGCATCCCCGAAGCCATCGTTGCTTGATAGAACAAGCCAAAATCCGCATTAAAGATACGGCCTACCGCAAGCAGCGTCAGAATAATAATGACCGGCGTAATGAGCGGTACGGTAATTCCGGTCATCTGCTTCCATTTGCTCGCCCCGTCAATGCGGGCAGCTTCGTAATACTCCTGGTCGATGCCAACAATCGCGGCCAGATAGACGATGGCGGAGTAGCCGACCGTTTTCCACGTATTTACGATCGTGAGAATATACGGCCAATATTTCGGCTCCGCATACCAGGCAATCGTCTCCTTGCCCATCGGCTCGAGAATCGATTTGTTAATAAAACCAAGCTCCGGATTCAGGAAGCCGTAGACGAGGTAACCAACGATAACCATCGAGACAAAGTTCGGAAGAATGGCGGCACTCTGGAAAAACTTCGACAGCACCTTCCGCCTAACCTCATTGAGCAGAATCGCAAGCAGTACAGCCAATACCGTATTGATGACCAGGAAAGCGACATTGTACAAAATCGTGTGCTTAATGATCATCCATGCGTCATTGGAGGCAAACAGAAACTTGAAGTTCTGCAGTCCTACCCAATCGCTGCCCCATACGCCCTTCGTATAGTTCAGATCCTTGAACGCCAGGAAGATGCCGAACATCGGAAGATAGTTATTGATAAATAGCATGATAATCCCCGGTATCGCGAGAATAACCAAGGCGCGATGCTTCAGCAGCCGTCGCAGCACGGGCATGTGTTTCACCTTCTTGTTGTTTGTATGTCCTAAGTATACGGCCGCCCGGCAGACCCCCCTACCGTTTTTGTAACCTCAGTCTAGTCGTTTTGTGACATTGCGGTATTCTTGCGGATTAATTCCGTATTGCTTCTTAAACATCTTCGTAAAATGCGAAAAATTCGAGTAGCCCACCTGCTGCGCTATTGCGCTGACCGTCATTCCCGTCGTATCGAGCAGCTGTCTGGCTCTTGCCATCTTCGTCTCGATGAGGTAATCAATCAGGTTCTGCCCGGTCTCCTTCTTGAACAGGCGGGACAAATATGCCGGATTCAAACCGACATGAGCGGCGACATCCTCGCGGGAGATGTCCTCCTCCACGTTCTCTTTTATATATTGAACCGACTTCTGCACGACGCTGTCGCTCTCTAATGCAGTAAAGGCCGCATCCATAACGGCAGAGACGATATTTTCCGCCCAATGCCTGTATTGGGACAAGCTGCGGATTTGAGCCGAAGCCCAAAGCGGGAAGTTTGGCACCTGGCTTGGATTAATCCCTTTTACATGCATAAAGCCGTATACCACCTGCAACGTGTCCAGATGGAATGTCTCAAGCTGGTTCTGATGAATTTGACCTGCTTCCAGCTTATCCACGCTCCGGTTAATCAAGGAAATCACCTTGTCCCGTTCCTTGTTCAGCATATAGGACGACCATTCCGTTACATTGATATTGTCTGGCACAAGCAGCGGCGCGGACGCACCGCCTTGAGGCACATACATAATAACCGACTGCGATTCCTTGACGTTATGACGCTCCTTGTCCTTCAAACCTTCGCATAGCCCGGACACTTCCTGCAGGCTGACGAACTTCCCGATATAGCAGGTGATCTGGCAGTAGAAATAGGTTCGGCATACTTCGATAAACCGTTTGGCGGTCTCCGTCCAGCTGCCCGCGGACCGGGCGGCGCCTGCCGTGTAAATCATCGCGAACATCACGCCGCTCCGGTCCGTTATCACATCCCCGGCGCAGCCCGGGAGAAACAGCTCTCCGGCAGCTTTTTTCACCGCGTACTCCATAATCTCCTGATCCCGCGCATCAAGCGGCTTATGCCATTCCTCGATGCTGATCAGAATCGGCATGACTCTGCCGTCTGCTTGCAGCTCGATTTGGGCATCCTTCAGCCCTCGCTCAAGGAAGTCGCCAAACGACAGCTGGCGCCTAGACAACAGATCCTGCCAGAAGCGTTCGGTGAGCAGAGGCTGCTGTTTGCGCCACAGCTCCGCGTATTTGCGGTACTCGGCATGATGCTGTACGCTCTCTTCCTTCTCTCTAACAGCCTGCAGCATTAAGGAGACCGCCTGCACCAGCTCCTCGCCGTCCACCGGCTTCAGCAAATAATCAAAGCTGCCAAGGTTAACCGCCTGCTTGGCGTAAGTAAACTCCGAATGGCAGGTAAGAAACAGCGACTCGGTATGCGGGGAATGCTCCTTCACCCAGCGGACCAGCGACAATCCGTCCTCATCGGGCATCTCGATATCGCAAACCAGTATATCGATGCGGTGCTCCTTCATGATTTGTCTTGCGGCATCGGCGTGATTGGCGGTAAACACGGCTTTAATGCCCAGCGTAGACCAATCATTACATTCGCAAATGCCATCCACCGCAAATTTCTCGTCATCAACGACCAGCATCTGCGCCATGTTCATCCCGCTCCTTCATATGATCGATAGGTAAAGTCATCCGTATGGCTAATCCTTTTGGTTCGTTTGGCAGGAAGCTGATCCGGGCCAGGCTGCCGTAACGCATCGCTGCCCGCTTCTTCACATTCCAGATACCGATATGATTATCGTCCGAGGAGGGCTTGTATTGGTCCGATGCCAGCTCGTTCATCCGCTCATCGCTTAAGCCTTTGCCGTTATCCTTTACTTCGATATGCATCAATCCGGAATTCTCAGCGTCCCGTAAGGCCGTAATTTGAAGCAGGAACGGCTCCCCTTTTACGCTCATGCCGTGAATCATCGCATTTTCCGCAAACGGCTGTACGAGCAGCGAAGGTATACGGGCTTCCAGAAGCTCCTCCGCACACCGGATCTCGAAGTCGAAGGTATCCTGATACCGCATCTTCTGAATTTCCAAATAGTTGCGGATATGCTCAAGCTCCTGCGACAGCGTGATCGTATCCCGGCTTGTTCCAAGCATAAACCGGAAATAGCCGACCATATGGCGAACCGTCTTCTTCACCAGCTCGTATCTCTTCAAATCCGCCAGCTGAAAAATAATGTTCATCGTATTGAGGAAAAAATGCGGATTGATCTGCGTCTGCAGATGCTTCAGCTCCGCCTTCTGCGCGTTCAGCCGCTCCTCGTACACGTCGATCTTCAGGTCCTTGATCTCGTCCATCATGTTGTTAAAGGTATGGTTAATAATCGCGAATTCGGTAATCGGCGAATCCGGCAGCTTCATCTCCATATCCCCGTCCTTCACGCGCCGGATGGTGCCAAGCAGCTGAAGAATCGGATTCAGGATAATGCGCCGGAATACAAAGAGATAGACAAGCAAAATAATCAGGACAAACAGCGGAAGCAAATTAATAATCGTCTGGAATTGTTTCAGCCCTTTCAAGAGATCCGAATACGGCAGAACAACGGCCATGCTGATCCCGCTGAGCGGCGATTTGCTTGTAATGATAAACAACTTCCTGCCCCCGTCCGAATAAGAGAAGGACGTATTCCTTGCCAGCTTATCGGCCGGAAGCCGGAAATCCTTGCTTAAGCTGCCTGACGGCTCGGACAGAATCATGCCGTCTTCCCCGGCAAACAGCACGTCACCGCTCGTACGCACATCCTGAAGAGGCAGCTTTAACGTATTCATGCTTATCAAGGCGCCGATATAAGCGTTATTGGTCGTATCATCGCTGACAACCCTGTGCAAATAATAATCCTGGCCAATCTTGACGGCCTTCCATTGATACAGAAGCGGATGCAGCACTTCGGTGTTATTAAGCGTCTGAGTAATCCAGCTGCTGACCTGGTCATGGTCGGTGCCCGAGATGACATTGGTTGTCGCCAGGACGTTGTTGGGCTTCGAATACACATAGAACATGTCTACCGTATGGTAATAGGAGCGGTAGGCCGAGTTCCTCTGAATCAGCTCCATCTGGGCAAAATAGTATTCGGAGTCCGACAGCCCAGTCTGTCCGAACTTCTGAAAGTTCTCGTCATGGTCCACGTTGTAGACCATATTCGTCGTAATGTCGTCCAAGCTCCGGTCGATCATATTCAGATTGGAATTCACCAGATTCTGATAGGAATTCGCTACCTGCATGAGCACGACATCCTGCGCGTAGTGACCGGCCGCAAACAGAATAAGCAGGAGCGGCAGAGTGACGGCCGAGAACAGCATGATAAACCGCGAGCTTAGCTTTTTCGTTTTTTTCATGGATTTCCCAAACATGGTGGAACCTCCCGTACCCAATCTAAGAGCAGAAAATGCGTGGCAGACCTCTTGCATTGGCCCGCCACGCATTTTCTGTTTTATGCACGCAAATCCTTGACCGTCTGCCTTTCCACAATCTCATGCGGAACAATAAGGCTCGGGACGATCTTTCCCGTTTCAATCATCGTAATAACCTTGTCGGCCGCATCTCGGCCTAACTGAAGCAACGGCTGCCCAACTGTCGTCAGCGCCGGGTAAACCATCCTCGACAGCCGGATATTATCGTAGCCGATCACGGATAAATCTTCAGGCACCCGGATGCCTTTCTCCATAGCGGCATTCATGGCTCCAACGGCCATTTCGTCGCTTGCGGCAAATACGGCCGTTATCCCGCGCTCGTGCTCCAGCAGCGTCTCCATCGCCGCTTTGCCGCTGTCATAATGGAAATCACCGTAAGCAACCCGCGAGCCGCGGAACGGAATTCCTTTGTCATGCAAGGCATCCTTATAGCCCTGCAGTCTTGGTATACCCGCTATCGGATCCTCCGCCGTACCGGCGATCATCGCGATATCCTTATGTCCCTTGTCGATCAGATAACTTACCGCATCGTACGAGGCTTGCCGGTCATCGACCTTCACAAACGGAACCTTCGTATCCTCATTCTCGGAGGAGACGAGCACAATCGGCACCTGCATCGTATCCAGCATCTGCTTGTATTCATGCTTAAGCACTTCGCTTGCAAAAATAATGCCGTCGATTTGCCGTTCCCGAAGCACCTGCAGATACTTCATCGTCCGGTTCCCGTCTACCGCCGTATTGCATACAAGCACGCTGTAGCCCCGCTCCAGCGCATACTCTTCGATCCCCTGCAGAACCGCCGATGCGAACTCGCTCGCAACAGCGGGGAACATCACCCCAATCGTCTGGGTGCGCCTGTTGTTCAGGTAACGCGCTATGGCGTTTGGATGATAGCCCATATCCTCTATTGTCTTAATCACCTTTTGCTTGGTTTTATCGGAGTAGCCTGATAGTCCGTTTAGAACCCTGGAAACAGTGGCGATTGATACATTGGCTTCTCTAGCAACATCTCTGATTGTCGGTATCATAGACCATCCATCTCATTCCATGAAGTATTGCCCCGTCCATTTTACGTAACCGGTTACCTCAAAGTATATGGCCCTGAAAAACTCTCTGTCAATCGCCTTGAAATAGTAAATTATTTACTTATATTTTCTAATGGCTCTACGCGTCCGTAAGCTGCTGCCGCGCCTTGCGTCGGAGCCGCCCAATGTACGGCATTTTTGATTACGTGAAGAATCTCCGGCTGATGATAAATCGGGAACGTTTCATGCCCCGGACGGAAGTAGAACAGCTTCCCTTTGCCTCTGCGGTAGCAGCAGCCGCTGCGGAATACTTCGCCGCCTTCGAACCAGGAGATGAACACCAGCTCATCCGGTGCCGGAATCTCAAAGCGTTCGCCGTACATCTCTTCCTTCGGAATTTCGATGAATTCGCCAAGGCCGTCGGCAATCGGGTGGCCGTGCTCAATAACCCACAGCCGTTCCTTCTCGCCGTCATCCCGCCATTTGAGCGCGCCGGTCTTCGTGCCAAGCAGCTTCTCGAACACTTTGGAGGCATGGCCCGAATGAAG
This region of Paenibacillus sp. JDR-2 genomic DNA includes:
- a CDS encoding LacI family DNA-binding transcriptional regulator — its product is MIPTIRDVAREANVSIATVSRVLNGLSGYSDKTKQKVIKTIEDMGYHPNAIARYLNNRRTQTIGVMFPAVASEFASAVLQGIEEYALERGYSVLVCNTAVDGNRTMKYLQVLRERQIDGIIFASEVLKHEYKQMLDTMQVPIVLVSSENEDTKVPFVKVDDRQASYDAVSYLIDKGHKDIAMIAGTAEDPIAGIPRLQGYKDALHDKGIPFRGSRVAYGDFHYDSGKAAMETLLEHERGITAVFAASDEMAVGAMNAAMEKGIRVPEDLSVIGYDNIRLSRMVYPALTTVGQPLLQLGRDAADKVITMIETGKIVPSLIVPHEIVERQTVKDLRA
- a CDS encoding ThuA domain-containing protein → MKQIKVTVWNEYRHEKHNEHVKGIYPEGIHNAIGGYLKTIEGLEVGTATLDEPEHGLTDEVLNNTDVLIWWGHLAHHEVRDDIAEKVRDRVLQGMGLIVLHSGHASKVFEKLLGTKTGALKWRDDGEKERLWVIEHGHPIADGLGEFIEIPKEEMYGERFEIPAPDELVFISWFEGGEVFRSGCCYRRGKGKLFYFRPGHETFPIYHQPEILHVIKNAVHWAAPTQGAAAAYGRVEPLENISK